In Maylandia zebra isolate NMK-2024a linkage group LG12, Mzebra_GT3a, whole genome shotgun sequence, a single genomic region encodes these proteins:
- the LOC101471969 gene encoding protein mono-ADP-ribosyltransferase PARP14, with protein sequence MEGSECPPVTVEGDWTPAQTKALKNKLHIYFQSKKKSSGGDCRVEAEEGAPRAAVYFSSPEVRERVLARKNHEIILDSKTIQLRLSSEASPTSSDDVSDSSTDSKKPPAEPGSGAAAANKEDSESSQSCAVVLENVTDNMSTDLLSMLVENISGLDENGYSMENIWESNSTVVTFKSPADVERFLSVSQTSSKMKKHGLTARPLEAATDIRVESLPPTVVEDMLELYFEKTWTLPVKIVMIPTEQAAIITFSDPKVVEKICVKKDLEMKSITVKVYPYYKSLGTALYSKERPTWKMPEPFTERVHHVIWKFLVEKKLSEHINLQMRPHFCRVDLNDPEVKLSPVPEFLRQQGLTAEHVDNWMSKAQEAFRRLMSQYTAFECQANTPGWTAAEKDVRSVVKEDAILVLDASKGVLTVAGRADDIKRIRAPVEKILLKAMSHIERQTNSISEEMILSPAWFYILKQEGLQTAALDISPEMKLSYDEGTQKLTITGLSAEVYKTKSWILERNVNMSKKQQNVPPCLLDFLRTLDPMDLSQDLFTSQGISAVYTIDNKGLLLLGSSDRILADAESKMKAALAHQIVNVEDPEVLKLPTWVDLKQKLLDIFNLSKKKTVAIQMHPERKITVAGFVNPVKEVSQSLREFIENYSRVQETICVQSCAAVQFIEKKRTEEWSSIAKDNNVSVSFHVQRPRISFAGARLHVQKTKSCFMELASALFTDTLTVDKPGAKKYFQTQGSIFLSTIMNELRCVILLRPEIEEEEEEEVENYGGETTLCRVQTNSGVLISVSKVDICSFGVDAVVNAANEDLDHIGGLALALLKAAGPQLQKESSDYVAKNGRLRPGDAIITDAYNLPCKHVVHAVGPRFSEFDRKTSVSRLKTAVRESLRQAEMANCSSIALPAISSGIFGFPVDLCAETIAQAVREHCDSPQGLRSLTEIHLVDNNDTTVRVMATAVSKEFSDLGPTMTIPQQAGGKRTGASGGYHRGRGKQGQSQSHGASWSETEGREGGRGGGRGRGRGGGQGGRGESWGNHQGNRGSQSPKQHTSHGEHGGLEQTTAEGLKIILCKGNIEDQTTDVIVNTISEDMNLSQGAVSKAILSAAGESLQDAIYSEARRNTLQDGEVVVTDSYNLTCHKVFHAVCPSWDNGGGQAEEELTSIIRYCLVEAEKRQMASLSFPAIGTGNLSFPRALVSKLLLREIRSYSGSRNPRCLREVVIVVHPSDSQTVDCFSREFTGQGVARNMQHEARDFSELPGKLPAHQSTSQSQHSSASFGPVLSTSLGVYQMQMGQLTLEVSSGDITKDMSDVIVNSSNKTFNLKAGVSRAILEGAGIAVELECAQIVSSLAQPRAMILTSAGQLPSRNIVHVIGQNDPENIKDMVYSVLKVCDENKFSSVAFPALGTGQGGVSPSAVADAMVDAVVEFVRKKQPRFVQSVKILIFQTVMLNHFHMSMKKRQGETVEEKSVFDKVKAKFRQVASVLGFGSEESSPVDLVLEREEFEPTVFQLCADDNKALSQAKKRINDLIVAEQAQKTISDPFISQLSQADMEELKALQRKLTVSIRLDKGAEDQDPEIHLEGLTRDVFTAESAVRDIIRKVERAENSKRQALLVSSLVEWQFIDRSGSMVAFDIYTNLKLEEALEKKQKVKIKINNETYTADPGLRKAVSAKRRNVELLRKDLKDDSALPSCWEDMKGDLVKLFALTPGAQEYNDVEQELTKTGLYLNIISIERVQNPALWQNYQILKKQMETKNKHTNNERLLFHGTTDTSIHLINSKGFNRSYAGKNGAMYGNGSYFAVDPSYSAGNYAKPNTNGHKRMYQARVLVGDYTQGQQGMITPPPKSGSASDLYDSVTNNTAKPTMFVVFNDIQAYPEYLITFA encoded by the exons ATGGAGGGATCCGAGTGTCCGCCTGTGACCGTGGAGGGGGACTGGACTCCGGCTCAGACCAAAGCCCTGAAGAACAAACTGCACATTTACTTCCAGAGCAAGAAGAAGTCGAGCGGAGGAGACTGCCGGGTGGAGGCGGAGGAAGGAGCCCCGAGGGCGGCCGTTTACTTCAGCTCACCGGAGG TGAGAGAGCGAGTCCTCGCGAGGAAGAATCATGAGATCATCCTGGACAGTAAAACCATCCAGTTGCGGCTGAGCTCAGAAGCA agCCCAACAAGCAGCGACGATGTCTCAG ACTCATCGACAGACTCAAAGAAGCCTCCGGCTGAACCTGGAAgtggagctgctgctgccaACAAAGAGG ACTCAGAGTCGTCTCAGAGCTGTGCAGTGGTTTTGGAAAACGTCACAGACAACATGTCCACAGATCTGCTCTCCATGCTGGTGGAGAACATCTCCGGGTTGGATGAGAACGGCTACAGCATGGAGAACATCTGGGAATCCAACAGCACCGTGGTCACATTCAAAAGCCCTGCAG ATGTGGAGAGATTCCTCTCTGTAAGTCAGACCAGCTCAAAGATGAAGAAGCATGGACTGACCGCTCGGCCTCTGGAGGCAGCAACGGACATCCGAGTGGAGAGTCTTCCTCCAACTGTGGTTGAAG ACATGCTGGAGCTGTATTTTGAGAAGACCTGGACTCTGCCGGTCAAAATTGTCATGATCCCAACTGAACAGGCTGCCATCATCACTTTCAGCGACCCTAAAG TTGTGGAAAAGATTTGTGTAAAGAAAGACCTCGAGATGAAATCTATCACAGTGAAGGTATATCCATACTACAAGTCACTGGGAACCGCCTTGTACAGCAAAGAACGCCCAACATGGAAGATGCCCGAGCCCTTCACAGAGCGTGTTCACCACGTTATCTGGAAATTCCTTGTGGAGAAGAAACTATCAGAACACATCAATCTTCAGATGCGTCCACACTTCTGCAGAGTGGATTTGAATGACCCTGAAGTGAAACTCAGCCCTGTGCCGGAGTTTTTGAGGCAGCAAGGTCTGACAGCAGAACATGTAGATAACTGGATGAGTAAGGCCCAAGAGGCCTTCCGTCGCCTGATGTCTCAGTACACGGCATTCGAATGTCAAGCAAATACACCGGGATGGACAGCTGCAGAGAAAGATGTCCGTTCGGTGGTGAAGGAAGATGCCATCCTGGTGCTGGATGCATCCAAAGGGGTTCTGACTGTTGCTGGCCGAGCTGATGATATAAAACGAATCAGGGCTCCTGTGGAGAAGATTCTTCTGAAAGCCATGAGTCACATTGAACGACAGACAAACAGCATCTCTGAGGAAATGATTTTGTCCCCTGCATGGTTCTACATCCTGAAGCAGGAAGGGCTCCAGACAGCTGCTCTGGACATTTCTCCTGAGATGAAACTCTCTTATGATGAAGGCACCCAGAAGTTAACCATTACAGGGCTCAGTGCAGAGGTCTACAAGACTAAGTCATGGATCTTGGAGAGGAATGTGAATATGAGTAAGAAACAACAGAATGTCCCCCCATGTCTTCTAGACTTTCTCAGAACATTGGATCCCATGGACTTGTCCCAGGATCTGTTCACATCTCAAGGCATCAGTGCAGTCTACACCATCGACAACAAAGGGCTTCTCCTGTTGGGGAGTTCTGACAGAATCCTTGCTGATGCGGAAAGTAAGATGAAGGCTGCTTTGGCTCATCAGATTGTAAATGTGGAAGATCCGGAAGTTCTAAAACTCCCTACCTGGGTGGACCTGAAACAAAAGCTGCTGGATATCTTCAACTTATCGAAGAAAAAAACTGTGGCCATTCAGATGCACccagagagaaaaataacagTGGCTGGTTTTGTGAATCCAGTGAAAGAGGTCAGCCAGAGTCTGAGGGAGTTTATTGAGAACTACTCACGAGTTCAAGAAACCATTTGTGTCCAATCCTGTGCTGCTGTTCAGTttattgaaaagaaaagaacagaggAATGGTCCAGTATTGCCAAAGATAATAATGTTTCAGTAAGTTTTCATGTACAGAGGCCAAGAATCAGCTTTGCTGGAGCTCGTCTTCATGTCCAGAAAACCAAATCCTGCTTTATGGAACTGGCCAGTGCTCTCTTCACTGACACCTTAACTGTGGACAAGCCCGGAGCAAAGAAATACTTCCAAACCCAAGGAAGCATTTTCCTGTCTACAATAATGAATGAGTTAAGATGTGTTATTCTCCTTCGTCCAGAGattgaagaggaagaagaagaggaagtagAGAATTATGGAGGAGAAACTACCCTGTGCAGAGTGCAGACCAACAGTGGAGTACTGATTTCTGTCAGTAAGGTGGACATCTGCAGCTTTGGTGTGGACGCTGTGGTCAATGCAGCTAATGAGGACTTAGACCACATTGGTGGCCTGGCTTTGGCACTGCTAAAGGCTGCAGGACCACAGCTGCAGAAAGAAAGCAGCGACTACGTCGCTAAAAATGGACGTCTACGTCCTGGTGACGCCATCATAACAGATGCCTACAACCTGCCTTGCAAACATGTTGTCCATGCAGTTGGTCCACGATTCTCTGAATTTGACAGGAAGACGTCAGTGTCACGCCTGAAGACTGCAGTTAGAGAAAGTCTGAGACAAGCAGAGATGGCCAACTGCTCCAGCATTGCACTGCCAGCGATCAGCTCGGGCATCTTTGGTTTCCCTGTTGACCTCTGTGCTGAGACCATAGCCCAGGCAGTTCGGGAGCACTGTGACAGCCCACAAGGTCTGAGATCATTAACTGAGATTCACCTGGTGGACAACAACGATACGACCGTCAGAGTCATGGCTACAGCTGTGAGCAAGGAGTTCTCTGACCTCGGACCTACCATGACCATCCCACAGCAAGCAGGCGGGAAACGAACAGGAGCTTCAGG TGGATATCACCGAGGTCGAGGCAAACAAGGTCAGAGCCAGTCACATGGTGCCAGTTGGTCTGAAACagaaggaagagaaggaggacgaggaggaggaagaggacgaggacgaggaggaggacaAGGAGGAAGAGGTGAATCTTGGGGAAATCATCAGGGTAACAGGGGAAGCCAAAGTCCCAAGCAACACACCAGCCATGGAGAGCACGGAGG GTTGGAGCAGACCACGGCTGAGGGATTGAAGATCATTCTGTGCAAGGGAAACATTGAGGACCAGACT ACTGATGTCATCGTCAACACCATCTCAGAGGACATGAACCTGAGCCAGGGAGCTGTGTCCAAAGCCATCCTGTCAGCGGCTGGAGAGAGTCTGCAGGACGCCATCTACTCTGAAGCCAGAAGGAACACACTGCAAGACGGGGAAGTCGTCGTCACTGACAGCTACAACCTCACATGTCACAAAGTCTTTCATGCTGTTTGTCCATCCTGGGACAACGGAGGCGGCCAGGCAGAGGAG GAGTTAACGTCCATCATCAGATACTGTCTGGTGGAGGCTGAGAAACGTCAGATGGCATCGTTGTCCTTCCCAGCCATTGGGACAGGAAACCTGAGCTTCCCCAGAGCCCTGGTGTCCAAACTCCTGCTGAGAGAGATCCGCTCGTACAGCGGCAGCAGAAACCCTCGCTGTCTGAGAGAGGTGGTCATCGTCGTTCACCCCAGTGACAGCCAAACCGTGGAT tgtttctCCAGGGAGTTCACTGGTCAGGGTGTTGCAAGGAACATGCAGCATGAAGCACGTGATTTTAGTGAGTTACCAGGCAAGTTACCAGCTCATCAATCCACCAGCCAATCACAACACTCCTCAG cCTCCTTCGGTCCAGTCCTGTCCACCTCCCTCGGTGTGTACCAGATGCAGATGGGTCAGCTCACCCTTGAGGTGTCATCTGGTGACATCACCAAAGACATGAGTGATGTCATTGTCAACTCCTCGAATAAAACCTTTAACCTTAAAGCAg GAGTCTCCAGGGCGATCTTGGAAGGCGCTGGAATAGCAGTTGAGCTGGAGTGTGCTCAGATTG TGAGTTCATTGGCTCAGCCTCGTGCAATGATCCTGACATCAGCCGGGCAGCTGCCCAGCAGGAACATCGTCCACGTCATCGGCCAGAACGACCCTGAAAACATTAAAGACATGGTTTACTCGGTGCTGAAGGTCTGTGACGAGAACAAGTTCAGCTCTGTGGCCTTCCCAGCCCTGGGAACAG GTCAGGGAGGGGTCAGCCCTTCAGCGGTGGCTGATGCCATGGTGGATGCAGTGGTGGAGTTTGTGAGGAAGAAACAGCCGAGGTTTGTTCAGAGTGTGAAGATCCTGATCTTCCAGACGGTCATGCTGAACCACTTCCACATGAGCATGAAGAAGAGACAGGGAGAGACGGTGGAGGAGAAGAGTGTCTTTGACAAAGTCAAAG cAAAATTTCGTCAAGTCGCTTCAGTTCTGGGATTCGGGTCAGAAGAGTCCAGCCCTGTTGACTTAGTTCTGGAGAGGGAAGAGTTTGAGCCCACAGTGTTTCAGCTGTGTGCCGACGACAACAAG GCTCTGAGTCAAGCCAAGAAAAGGATTAATGACCTGATTGTTGCTGAGCAGGCACAGAAAACCATCTCTGACCCGTTCATTAGTCAGCTGTCACAGGCTGACATGGAGgagctgaaggctctgcagAGGAAACTGACGGTCAGCATCCGTCTGGACAAAGGAGCAGAGGACCAGGACCCCGAGATCCACCTGGAGGGTCTGACCAGAGACGTGTTCACTGCTGAGTCTGCAGTCAG GGACATCATCCGGAAAGTGGAGAGGGCGGAGAACTCAAAGAGACAGGCTTTGTTAGTGAGTAGCCTGGTAGAGTGGCAGTTTATAGACCGCAGTGGCTCAATGGTGGCCTTTGATATTTACACCAACCTCAAACTGGAGGAGGCGCTAGAGAAGAAACAAAAGGTGAAGATCAAGATCAACAATGAAACGTACACCGCTGATCCAGGACTTAGAAAAGCAGTTTCAGCAAAGAGGCGTAATGTAGAGCTTCTTCGGAAAGACCTTAAAG ATGACAGTGCTCTGCCTTCTTGCTGGGAGGACATGAAAGGAGACCTTGTGAAGTTGTTTGCTCTGACTCCAGGAGCTCAGGAATACAACGATGTGGAGCAGGAACTGACAAAGACCGGACTTTATCTTAACATCATCAGC ATTGAACGTGTGCAAAATCCAGCACTGTGGCAGAACTACCAGATCCTGAAGAAACAAATGGAGACAaagaataaacacacaaacaacgaACGGCTTCTGTTTCACGGCACCACTGACACCTCCATCCATCTGATCAACAGCAAAGGCTTCAACCGCAGCTACGCAGGAAAAAATG GTGCGATGTACGGCAACGGCTCTTACTTTGCTGTGGACCCAAGCTATTCAGCAGGAAACTACGCCAAGCCCAACACCAATGGACACAAGCGCATGTACCAGGCCAGAGTTCTAGTTGGAGACTACACCCAAGGACAACAAGGCATGATCACCCCTCCTCCCAAATCTGGGAGTGCCTCAGACCTGTATGACAGCGTCACAAATAACACTGCCAAACCAACCATGTTTGTGGTCTTCAATGATATCCAGGCCTACCCAGAATACCTAATTACATTTGCATGA
- the LOC143421392 gene encoding uncharacterized protein LOC143421392, with translation MHPCQDNICRRFSENFTAVLQMTKDLPLKKVYMEARENALAEDITGIDFKGALLLPSIFKEKIEDFIILGENTPTSPYPTIRMKDKSWTTALLRQCRRVVTVEGVDVCSCRSLDEAYISAFSTFFVFNMTYPAYFKKTLVFLQNCIVNIGDQGDKPLPVSVARVLNQLY, from the exons ATGCATCCCTGCCAAGACAACATCTGTCGCCGCTTTAGCGAAAACTTCACTGCTGTTCTTCAAATGACCAAGGATTTGCCACTGAAGAAGGTCTACATGGAGGCAAGAGAGAATGCACTGGCTGAAGACATTACAG GAATTGACTTCAAGGGGGCACTTCTCTTGCCATCCATCTTCAAGGAGAAGATAGAAGATTTCATCATCCTTGGAGAG AATACTCCCACGAGTCCATACCCAACCATTCGAATGAAGGATAAGAGTTGGACAACTGCCCTCTTAAGACAGTGTCGCCGTGTTGTGACAGTTGAAGGAGTGGATGTTTGCTCGTGCCGCTCGCTGGATGAGGCCTACATCTCAGCATTCTCCACCTTCTTCGTGTTCAACATGACCTACCCTGCATACTTCAAGAAAACACTTGTCTTTCTTCAGAACTGCATTGTCAACATAGGAGACCAGGGAGACAAACCCCTGCCAGTAAGTGTCGCCAGGGTACTTAACCAACTCTATTAA